A stretch of DNA from Drosophila virilis strain 15010-1051.87 chromosome 5, Dvir_AGI_RSII-ME, whole genome shotgun sequence:
ATAGCTTTAGATGagaaatttgtatatacatattaactGTCTGCGATTTTGGTAGTGTTTTACTCACGTCAATTCCGCACCATCCGGATACGCATAGAACAAATGCTCCTTAGTGTAGTCAATCGAAGAGAACAATACCTGCAAGACGACAAGCGCTGTGGATGCCGCAACCAGGTGTATACCACCGGCCAGACGCTTGAACATATAGCGCGGATTCATGAACGTGTAGAAGGAGAATACAGCACCCAGGCTCATCACGAACAATGTGATGCAGGCAAACGATGCCTGCGTTCGTATGTAATCTGCAATGGCGTGCCATAACACTACCAAATAAAAGCTGAAACAATAGCAAATCAATTGGATAAAACTTACCCATCAGCTCATCATCGAAGCCGGGCTCGTTGCGAAGGGTATTGGAATTGGGGAACATGTCGATGTATTTGCAACGCGCTGTTCAAGAGAGAAGAGGTAATATCTATTAATGAGTATAAATACCTAGGCGATTGAATACTCACGGTAGGGTATATAGCTGTAGTAGGCGGTCTGGCCGCCCCTCTTGGGGGGCAGAGGCGGCACGAGTATCAAAATGACGCGCTCCTCGTTGAGCACAAAGGCGGGTATGCCAACGTCGCGTATATAGGTGCCCAGCAGACGCACCACCAGCGGATAGTCCGTCCAGTTGCTAAATATACACTGTTGCGCCATCTCCGGAATTACATAGTACGACCAGGTGTTGTTATATTTGACGCGCTGCAGCGCCGAGCCAAAGGTACGACGCCTTATGATGCCGCTCACATCCAACGGATCGATCGGTATGGGCTTAAGGGCTGTGGCATTAAATTCATGCTGGTTGGCCTCCGTGGACATGACGAGTTTGTGAAAGGCGCTGCGAAACGTTTGGAACTCCTCCTCCTCGCCGCGTGCCCAATGGGCGAACATGCGTCGTCGCGCGGGCTCCGTAAAATTCCCGGAACCGTCCAGCTTCTCCTCGGCAAAACTCCGAATGAAGTCCATGTGGGTTAGATTGCGCTTGGCGTCATTAATATACGACTGTGAGGTGTACGACATGGAGCTAAAATTCCGCACCACCTGCGCATTGCTGAGCGCATTCGGAACAATTGTGTTGCGGCAATGGCGCCACAGGCCCGAATGCGAGTTCATAAAGAAGCGTCGCGATTCGGGTATAAAGATGCCTATGGGAACGAAATAGGAACCgggaaataatataaaaaaaatatgcatatattgtaCACACCTGCCCCGCCCGATATGATAATCCAATGATCCGTAGCAATGGCCACAATCCAAACACACAGCGAGACGACCATCAACAGGCTGCAGCCGAGCAGTACACGACGCTGGAACATATACGCCTCCATCAGCGGTCGTCTGGCCTCATCCCGGCCAATGGTCGACGTGGAAACGTCGCGCTTCATTTTGCCAATACTAACTGTGTCCGCTCTCTACGGGCTCAGCCTCAGCTGTGTGCTGCTGTCTCCGGGCGATACCAATGGGAAATCCACACGCACATGGGATAGGGCACGTTCCTGTTGGgtatgaaaaatgaaaaagttgGAAGGCGACATGTTGGCATGGCcaatgtttaaacaaattaagtcacgttgcgtatacgcaatgttgtacgactgtctgtgtctgtgtgtgtgggagtgtgtgtgcgtgcgagttTTCTCCCATCGTCATAATTATAATTCAGCAGGTGTTTTTAATACGGAATTTCATTTAGATTttcgtatttattttctttttccttttttttt
This window harbors:
- the LOC6635807 gene encoding uncharacterized protein isoform X2, which produces MKRDVSTSTIGRDEARRPLMEAYMFQRRVLLGCSLLMVVSLCVWIVAIATDHWIIISGGAGIFIPESRRFFMNSHSGLWRHCRNTIVPNALSNAQVVRNFSSMSYTSQSYINDAKRNLTHMDFIRSFAEEKLDGSGNFTEPARRRMFAHWARGEEEEFQTFRSAFHKLVMSTEANQHEFNATALKPIPIDPLDVSGIIRRRTFGSALQRVKYNNTWSYYVIPEMAQQCIFSNWTDYPLVVRLLGTYIRDVGIPAFVLNEERVILILVPPLPPKRGGQTAYYSYIPYPRCKYIDMFPNSNTLRNEPGFDDELMDYIRTQASFACITLFVMSLGAVFSFYTFMNPRYMFKRLAGGIHLVAASTALVVLQVLFSSIDYTKEHLFYAYPDGAELTYGYGVYLAWFTFVTNIVCGIMFLWYSGKKKGAKAPNDEVAMADEPTIMGR
- the LOC6635807 gene encoding uncharacterized protein isoform X1; the encoded protein is MKRDVSTSTIGRDEARRPLMEAYMFQRRVLLGCSLLMVVSLCVWIVAIATDHWIIISGGAGIFIPESRRFFMNSHSGLWRHCRNTIVPNALSNAQVVRNFSSMSYTSQSYINDAKRNLTHMDFIRSFAEEKLDGSGNFTEPARRRMFAHWARGEEEEFQTFRSAFHKLVMSTEANQHEFNATALKPIPIDPLDVSGIIRRRTFGSALQRVKYNNTWSYYVIPEMAQQCIFSNWTDYPLVVRLLGTYIRDVGIPAFVLNEERVILILVPPLPPKRGGQTAYYSYIPYPRCKYIDMFPNSNTLRNEPGFDDELMVLWHAIADYIRTQASFACITLFVMSLGAVFSFYTFMNPRYMFKRLAGGIHLVAASTALVVLQVLFSSIDYTKEHLFYAYPDGAELTYGYGVYLAWFTFVTNIVCGIMFLWYSGKKKGAKAPNDEVAMADEPTIMGR